A window of Chlorobium phaeobacteroides DSM 266 genomic DNA:
AGGCAGGAAGTTCGGACTGTCCTTTGTGAATCTGATCTTCCTCCGCAGCTTTAGCCGCAGGATGATCAGAGATACCGGAATACCCCTCGTTCCTGTTTTTATTTCTCAGAGCGTCTTCAGTTGGATCGTGAATCGCTATCTGACGCCTGATATAGGTTGGAATGCGCAAATCCTCCTGCTCCTGATCCTGATATCCCGCCCCCATCACTCTGCCAGGAACAGGAAGTTTCGGCGATGGTTTGCCCGGGCGGAATGTTGCGGATGTCTTGACGTTCAGACGATCCGTCTCGTCGTGCTCTTTTCTTTTGAATCCGGTAACAATAACGGTCACCCTGATTTCTCCCGAGTCCTGGGGCTCGTCAACATAGCCATTGATTATTTTGGCATCGTTCCCGACCTGCTCTTCAATGTAGTTCATTGCATCAGACATGTCGCGCATGGTAACGTCGCCCGTAATGTTCACAAGCACTCCTTTGGCCCCTCTGACGGAAAACCCTTCGAGAAGCGGACTGTTAATGGCGTCGGAGGAGGCTTTAAGCGCCCGGCGTTCACCGGCAGCCGCAGCAGAACCCATAACGGCATCACCGGCGCCGGACATGATGCTTTTCACATCCGCAAAATCAACGTTGATATGCCCGTGCCGGGTAATGATATCAGCGATTCCTTTTGCCGCGCGAAAAAGAACGTCGTTTGCCATGTTCAGCGCTTCCGTGGCGCCAACGCCCTCTTCTGCAAGGCTGAGTATTTTCTCGTTTTCGACAAGAATCAGGGTATCGATATATTTGCGAAGCTCCGCAATGCCGCCGTCAGCAATACGAGCCTTGACCTGACCTTCAAAATTGAATGGTCTGGTCACGACTCCGATCGTCAAAATCCCCATATTTCTTGCTATCGAGGCGATAACCGGGGCCGCTCCGGTTCCGGTTCCCTTTCCCATACCCGCAGCAATAAACACAAGATCGGCGCCCTTAAGCTGAGCCATGATCAAGTCCCGATCATCCTCTGCAGCCTGCTTGCCTTTGGCCGGATCCGTACCGGCACCAAGCCCGTTGGTCGCTTTTTTTCCGATCTGCACCCGAATGGGCGCTCTTGAATTAAGCAGCGCCTGGCGATCCGTATTGAATACGATATATTCAACCCCGCTTATTTTGCGGTCGATCATGTTATTGACGGCATTGCCGCCGCAACCGCCAACGCCGACAATCCTTATGGTAACCCCTTTTCCCTGGTCGCTGTCGAAAAGCCCCGGGTCCAGTTCAAATGCCATTGTTTGTTCCCCCTCTCGTTTCTCTTTCCTCTCTGTTCTTCATCATAGCTGCTCCCAGAATTTCTTGACGCGATCGATCAGCTTTTTGCCGTCCGGATTAGGTTTTTCCTGGGGGGTTTCTTCTCCGGCAGGAGCTGCGGCTTCCCCGATCAGGTTCTCTTTCGTCTCCTCAAATCCCTGACTTTCAAAAATATGGTGCTGGAAAGCGTGGGCGACAAGCCCCATGACCGTAGCGTACATCGGGTTGTTAACAGCGTCCTTGATGCCTCCCGAAACCCTTTCAGGATACCCGATACGCACATCGAGCCCGAGAACATCGCCGACAAGCGCCTCTGTTCCGGGAAGCAGCGCGCCTCCCCCGGTTATAATCGCTCCGGCGTTCAGATACTCGCTATACCCCGATCTTTTGATCGAATCCCGCACAAGTTCGAATATCTCGATCATGCGCGCTTCGATAATCATGGTCAGTGAACTTTTCGGAAAGGATTTCTGAGGTCGGCCTTCAATGCCTTCGATCAGAATCGTTTCGTCTTCCTTGAGGATTTTACTGTAGGCGCAACCATGCCGGATTTTAAGCGCTTCGGCAACTTCATACAGCGCTTTAACGCCGTGGGCGACATCGTGGGTAACGTCGTTGCCGGCTATTCTGATCACTTCCGAATATCGTATCGCGCCATCAAAATAAATCGCGACCTCGGTTGTGCCCCCCCCGACGTCAATAACGACCACACCGCTTTTTTTCTCGCTCTCTTTCATAACAGCCAGACCCGAGGCAACTGGTTCGAAGGTGAGCTCGCTGACGACAAGTCCTGCTTTTTCGATGCACTGCTTGATATTACGAATTTTAGTCCTCAGCCCGACGACAATATACGCACTGCCTCTCATGGTGGTGCCGGC
This region includes:
- the ftsZ gene encoding cell division protein FtsZ, with translation MAFELDPGLFDSDQGKGVTIRIVGVGGCGGNAVNNMIDRKISGVEYIVFNTDRQALLNSRAPIRVQIGKKATNGLGAGTDPAKGKQAAEDDRDLIMAQLKGADLVFIAAGMGKGTGTGAAPVIASIARNMGILTIGVVTRPFNFEGQVKARIADGGIAELRKYIDTLILVENEKILSLAEEGVGATEALNMANDVLFRAAKGIADIITRHGHINVDFADVKSIMSGAGDAVMGSAAAAGERRALKASSDAINSPLLEGFSVRGAKGVLVNITGDVTMRDMSDAMNYIEEQVGNDAKIINGYVDEPQDSGEIRVTVIVTGFKRKEHDETDRLNVKTSATFRPGKPSPKLPVPGRVMGAGYQDQEQEDLRIPTYIRRQIAIHDPTEDALRNKNRNEGYSGISDHPAAKAAEEDQIHKGQSELPAYLRRKNNGT
- the ftsA gene encoding cell division protein FtsA — its product is MLKSNIAVGLDIGTTKVCVVVAEKDEMGKINVLGKGRANSDGLQRATVVNINKTVDAIKAAVADAERESSIRILGVNVGISGAHVNCIHSKSEISINQTGIVNDSDVKRFLEKAKTNIRYLLDIDHEIIHVIPQEFIVDDQEGVLDPIGMAGTTMRGSAYIVVGLRTKIRNIKQCIEKAGLVVSELTFEPVASGLAVMKESEKKSGVVVIDVGGGTTEVAIYFDGAIRYSEVIRIAGNDVTHDVAHGVKALYEVAEALKIRHGCAYSKILKEDETILIEGIEGRPQKSFPKSSLTMIIEARMIEIFELVRDSIKRSGYSEYLNAGAIITGGGALLPGTEALVGDVLGLDVRIGYPERVSGGIKDAVNNPMYATVMGLVAHAFQHHIFESQGFEETKENLIGEAAAPAGEETPQEKPNPDGKKLIDRVKKFWEQL